Proteins from a single region of Pseudarthrobacter sp. NIBRBAC000502772:
- a CDS encoding Na+/H+ antiporter subunit D: protein MNIASFAPLAVVLPILGAALAFLLIRHSRAQRAVSIGVLSLTLLLECLLLASVWDGGTAAVTIGGWLPPWGITMVVDQFSSLMLVVSSAISLAVLVYATGQGMADGDQDAPVSIFHPTYLILVAGVSNAFLSGDLFNLYVGFEILLTASYVLMTLGGTGPRIRAGVTYVVVSVVSSVLFLISIAMVYGATGTVNMADLAIKLADLDEGTRTLLHVLLLVAFGIKAAVFPLSFWLPDSYPTAPAPVTAVFAGLLTKVGVYAMVRTETLLFPGDSLNTPLMVAALLTMVVGILGALAQSDIKRLLSFTLVSHIGYMVFGLAMSSVAGLGAAVFYVAHHITIQTSLFLVTGLIERRGGSSSVDRLAGLAKLSPMLALLFFIPAMNLAGIPPFSGFLGKVGLIQAGIELGTPLAYALVVGGVVTSLLTLLAVARVWNRAFWRKPSDAEHPDPVLLAEPKDSDTGSRAGRKNVTLLPRTMVGSTLGLVVLGVSLTVFAGPLFTVSDQAAHEMLDRSAYIQAVLGEDTDVPPLALKDGGGK, encoded by the coding sequence GTGAACATCGCAAGCTTTGCCCCGCTCGCCGTCGTACTTCCCATCCTCGGTGCCGCCCTGGCCTTCCTGCTGATCCGGCACTCCCGTGCCCAGCGCGCGGTCAGCATCGGCGTGCTGTCCCTGACCCTCCTGCTGGAGTGCCTGCTGCTGGCCTCCGTGTGGGACGGCGGAACGGCCGCCGTGACCATCGGTGGCTGGCTGCCGCCGTGGGGCATCACCATGGTGGTGGACCAGTTCTCGTCCCTCATGCTCGTGGTGTCGTCGGCCATTAGCCTCGCTGTGTTGGTCTACGCCACGGGGCAGGGCATGGCCGACGGCGACCAGGACGCGCCGGTGTCGATCTTCCACCCCACCTACCTGATCCTGGTGGCCGGGGTCTCTAACGCGTTCCTGTCCGGGGACCTGTTCAACCTGTACGTCGGCTTCGAGATCCTGCTGACGGCAAGCTATGTGCTGATGACACTGGGCGGGACCGGCCCCCGCATCCGCGCCGGCGTCACCTACGTGGTGGTCTCCGTAGTGTCTTCGGTGCTGTTCCTGATCTCCATCGCCATGGTCTATGGCGCCACCGGAACCGTGAACATGGCCGACCTCGCCATCAAGCTCGCGGACCTGGACGAGGGAACCCGGACCCTGCTGCACGTGCTGCTCCTGGTGGCCTTCGGTATCAAGGCGGCCGTGTTCCCGCTGTCGTTCTGGCTGCCTGACTCCTACCCCACGGCGCCCGCGCCGGTCACCGCCGTGTTCGCCGGCCTGCTGACCAAAGTGGGCGTCTACGCGATGGTGCGCACGGAGACCCTGCTCTTCCCCGGGGACAGCCTGAACACTCCGCTGATGGTGGCGGCGCTGCTGACGATGGTGGTGGGAATCCTCGGCGCCTTGGCCCAGAGCGACATCAAACGTCTGTTGTCCTTCACCCTGGTCAGCCACATCGGCTACATGGTGTTCGGCCTGGCGATGTCCTCGGTGGCCGGGCTGGGCGCCGCCGTGTTCTACGTGGCCCACCACATCACCATCCAGACCAGCCTCTTCCTGGTTACGGGCCTGATCGAACGCCGCGGCGGCAGCTCCTCCGTGGACCGGCTGGCAGGCCTCGCCAAGCTGTCACCCATGCTGGCCCTGCTGTTCTTTATCCCCGCCATGAACCTGGCCGGGATCCCGCCGTTCTCCGGTTTCCTGGGGAAAGTGGGGCTCATCCAGGCGGGCATCGAACTGGGCACGCCCCTGGCCTACGCCCTGGTGGTCGGCGGCGTGGTCACCAGCCTCCTGACGCTGCTGGCCGTTGCGAGGGTCTGGAACCGCGCCTTCTGGCGCAAGCCCTCGGACGCCGAGCACCCGGACCCCGTCCTGCTGGCCGAGCCCAAGGATTCGGATACCGGCAGCCGGGCCGGCCGCAAAAACGTCACGCTGCTGCCCCGCACCATGGTGGGGTCAACCCTGGGCCTGGTGGTCCTGGGCGTGTCACTCACTGTTTTTGCGGGCCCGTTGTTCACTGTCTCGGACCAGGCCGCCCACGAAATGCTGGACCGGTCCGCCTACATCCAGGCCGTGCTGGGCGAGGACACGGACGTTCCCCCGCTGGCCCTGAAAGACGGTGGGGGCAAATGA
- a CDS encoding Na(+)/H(+) antiporter subunit C, protein MSVNLTLLTVMGALYACGIYLILERSLTRVLLGLMLLANATNLLILATGGYAGLAPLYNKDTGAHEYADPLPQALILTSIVISFAVTAFMLGIIYRTWVLARQDEIQDDVEDLRVAETPRFDAEDDAPIPAETSEFPLTMLGGDGSTVSDHPAAADGPEGAGGSVTAGAKKIPAADAAAEEQPGSRNVTPGPEGGVK, encoded by the coding sequence ATGAGCGTCAACCTGACCCTGCTGACCGTGATGGGTGCCCTGTATGCGTGCGGCATCTACCTGATCCTGGAACGCAGCCTCACCCGTGTCCTGCTCGGGCTGATGCTGCTGGCGAACGCCACTAACCTGTTGATCCTGGCCACCGGCGGCTATGCCGGCCTGGCACCCCTGTACAACAAGGACACCGGCGCGCATGAGTACGCGGACCCGCTGCCACAGGCCCTGATCCTCACGTCGATCGTGATCTCCTTCGCCGTGACGGCCTTTATGCTCGGCATCATCTACCGCACGTGGGTCCTGGCCCGCCAGGACGAGATCCAGGACGACGTCGAGGACCTCCGGGTCGCCGAGACCCCCCGCTTCGACGCGGAGGACGACGCCCCGATCCCGGCCGAGACTTCCGAGTTTCCCCTGACCATGCTTGGCGGCGACGGGAGCACGGTCTCGGACCACCCAGCGGCTGCGGACGGCCCGGAAGGGGCCGGGGGTTCCGTCACGGCCGGTGCCAAGAAGATTCCTGCCGCGGATGCCGCCGCCGAAGAGCAACCCGGCTCGCGGAACGTAACCCCTGGTCCCGAAGGAGGTGTGAAGTGA
- a CDS encoding Na+/H+ antiporter subunit A has product MITVLAVHFAVAAVAPFLFRAWGRNAFYALAAAPAASFVWLLFQHGAVYSDAGAVSEVIPWIPGLDLEFAFRLDPLAWVMSLLILGVGALVLVYCARYFSLKDQDLGGFGAQFLAFAGVMFGLVIADDLLLMFIFWELTTILSYLLIGFARTRLAARRSALQALMVTTAGGLAMLVGLIMLGHSAGTYRISAILAQAPTLISGPSGAIVAAAVVLILVGAISKSALVPFHFWLPGAMAAPTPVSAYLHAAAMVKAGIYLVARLAPGFSDTAYWQSIVLGLGLATMLVGGYRALRQTDIKLILAYGTVSQLGFLTMVVGLGTPDAALAGLAMLLAHGLFKATLFLVVGIIDHQAGTRDVRQLSGVFGQSRALGIVAGIGAASMAGVPLLAGFVAKESVLEAFVHHASGGEAWSLVVLVGIVLGSVLTFAYSARFIWGAFAVKPGIERTTFKAVKPSFLAAPAVLSVLSIVYGLWPASVDAWVQPYAALFASTASDAGTPAEQAGHLALWHGFTPALGLTALTFALGLAMYFGRNLVARAQSRVPGWIDGDRMYQLTIGALDDTAVWITGRTQRGSLYFYLAVILTMAFALPLTAMVLAGKPLPDNLYFIDPYSPLQPVVGAGIVIGALAAVKANKRFLAVLMVSVTGYGIALMFALQGAPDLALTQMLVETIILVAFVLAMRSLPAELRDRTGGKYRVVRVIIGAAFGVTMVFAAIHAMGARVAVPVSLEFPRLAYEGGGGLNIVNVTLVDIRAWDTFGEISVLALAATGVASLIFVRGRGDRTRVSATIAEGSVGRQVAVDPGSREAAALAISRKFAASARDAWIVAGRTLAPERRSIIFEVVTRLIFHSLIIFSLYLLLAGHNLPGGGFAGGLTAGLALAIRYLAGGRFELREATPVGAGTLLGIGLATAAASGVVPLLLGGQVFQTAIIELWLPVFGDIKFVTSTIFDIGVYIVVIGLVLDVLRSLGSEIDEHFEEQRTAPAEDSPDDDAPATAQVREPVGVPAETTARGRG; this is encoded by the coding sequence GTGATCACAGTCCTTGCCGTGCACTTTGCGGTGGCTGCCGTGGCGCCGTTTCTCTTCAGGGCCTGGGGTCGCAACGCGTTCTACGCGCTGGCGGCTGCGCCCGCAGCGTCCTTTGTCTGGCTGCTGTTCCAGCACGGCGCCGTGTACTCGGACGCCGGCGCGGTCTCGGAGGTTATCCCGTGGATTCCCGGGCTGGATCTTGAGTTCGCCTTCCGGCTCGATCCCCTTGCCTGGGTGATGTCGCTCCTGATCCTGGGCGTCGGCGCCTTGGTGCTCGTCTATTGCGCCCGGTACTTCAGCCTCAAGGACCAGGATCTCGGAGGCTTCGGCGCCCAGTTCCTCGCCTTCGCGGGAGTAATGTTCGGCCTGGTGATCGCTGACGATCTTCTGCTGATGTTCATCTTCTGGGAACTCACCACCATCCTGTCCTACCTGCTGATCGGCTTCGCCCGCACCAGGCTGGCGGCCCGGCGTTCGGCGCTGCAGGCACTGATGGTCACCACCGCGGGCGGGCTGGCCATGCTGGTAGGCCTGATCATGCTGGGCCACAGCGCCGGCACGTACAGGATTTCGGCGATCCTGGCTCAGGCTCCCACGCTGATCAGCGGACCTTCCGGAGCAATCGTCGCCGCCGCCGTCGTACTTATCCTGGTGGGCGCCATCAGCAAGTCCGCGCTGGTTCCCTTCCACTTCTGGCTTCCCGGAGCCATGGCAGCGCCAACCCCGGTGAGCGCGTACCTCCACGCCGCGGCGATGGTGAAGGCCGGGATCTACCTGGTGGCGCGGCTCGCCCCGGGATTTTCCGACACCGCCTACTGGCAGTCCATTGTGCTGGGGCTGGGACTTGCCACCATGCTGGTTGGCGGCTACCGGGCGCTCCGGCAGACCGACATCAAACTCATCCTGGCTTACGGCACCGTCAGCCAGCTGGGGTTCCTGACCATGGTGGTGGGGCTGGGCACTCCGGATGCGGCCCTCGCCGGCCTCGCGATGCTCCTGGCCCACGGACTGTTCAAGGCCACCCTGTTCCTGGTGGTGGGCATCATCGACCACCAGGCCGGGACCCGCGATGTGCGCCAGCTGTCCGGCGTGTTCGGGCAGTCCCGCGCGCTCGGAATAGTGGCCGGCATCGGTGCCGCCTCGATGGCAGGCGTCCCGCTGCTCGCCGGATTTGTGGCCAAGGAATCAGTGCTGGAAGCCTTTGTCCACCACGCTTCCGGCGGCGAGGCCTGGAGCCTGGTGGTGCTCGTGGGCATCGTCCTCGGGTCCGTTCTCACGTTCGCCTACAGTGCGCGCTTTATCTGGGGAGCGTTCGCGGTGAAGCCCGGGATTGAGCGGACAACGTTCAAGGCGGTCAAGCCTTCCTTCCTGGCAGCCCCGGCCGTCCTCAGCGTCCTCAGCATCGTCTACGGCCTCTGGCCGGCGTCAGTGGACGCCTGGGTCCAGCCCTACGCCGCGCTGTTCGCCTCCACCGCGTCCGACGCCGGCACACCGGCCGAGCAGGCCGGCCACCTTGCGCTGTGGCACGGTTTCACCCCCGCCCTGGGACTGACCGCCCTCACGTTTGCCCTCGGCCTGGCGATGTACTTCGGACGGAACCTGGTGGCCCGCGCGCAGTCCCGCGTTCCCGGCTGGATCGACGGCGACCGCATGTACCAGCTCACCATCGGCGCCCTGGACGACACCGCGGTCTGGATTACGGGCCGCACGCAGCGTGGTTCCCTGTACTTCTACCTCGCCGTGATCCTCACGATGGCGTTTGCGCTGCCGCTGACCGCGATGGTGCTGGCGGGCAAGCCGCTGCCGGACAACCTGTACTTCATCGATCCCTACTCGCCGCTGCAGCCCGTGGTCGGGGCGGGAATTGTGATCGGCGCGCTGGCCGCGGTCAAGGCCAACAAACGGTTCCTCGCCGTGCTGATGGTGTCCGTCACCGGATACGGGATTGCCCTGATGTTCGCGCTCCAGGGCGCGCCGGACCTGGCCCTCACGCAGATGCTTGTGGAAACCATCATCCTGGTGGCCTTTGTCCTGGCCATGCGAAGCCTGCCCGCGGAACTCCGTGACCGCACCGGCGGCAAGTACCGGGTGGTCCGCGTGATCATCGGGGCGGCGTTCGGCGTCACCATGGTCTTCGCCGCCATCCACGCCATGGGCGCCCGGGTGGCCGTCCCCGTGTCCCTGGAATTCCCGCGCCTTGCCTATGAAGGCGGCGGCGGGCTGAACATCGTCAACGTGACTCTGGTGGACATCCGCGCCTGGGACACTTTCGGTGAAATATCCGTCCTTGCACTGGCCGCCACAGGTGTTGCCAGCCTCATCTTCGTCCGCGGCCGCGGCGACCGGACCAGGGTCTCTGCAACTATTGCCGAGGGCAGCGTCGGCCGCCAGGTCGCAGTGGATCCCGGGTCGCGGGAAGCCGCGGCCCTGGCCATCAGCCGCAAATTCGCCGCCTCCGCCCGGGATGCCTGGATCGTGGCGGGGCGCACCCTGGCACCGGAACGGCGTTCCATCATCTTTGAAGTGGTCACGCGGCTGATCTTCCACTCCCTGATCATCTTCTCGCTCTACCTCCTCCTGGCCGGCCACAACCTGCCCGGCGGCGGCTTCGCCGGCGGCCTGACTGCCGGACTTGCCCTGGCCATCCGCTACCTGGCCGGCGGCCGGTTCGAACTGCGCGAGGCCACGCCCGTCGGCGCCGGAACGCTGCTGGGGATCGGGCTCGCCACTGCGGCGGCGTCCGGTGTGGTGCCACTGCTGCTGGGCGGCCAGGTATTCCAGACCGCCATCATCGAACTCTGGCTGCCGGTGTTCGGGGACATCAAGTTCGTTACGTCCACCATCTTCGACATCGGCGTCTACATTGTGGTGATCGGCCTGGTGCTGGACGTCCTCCGCAGCCTGGGCTCCGAGATCGATGAACACTTTGAAGAGCAGAGAACTGCGCCCGCCGAGGACTCGCCAGACGACGACGCCCCTGCGACTGCCCAGGTGCGGGAACCCGTGGGCGTCCCCGCCGAAACCACTGCGAGGGGCCGAGGATGA
- a CDS encoding MFS transporter — translation MNTASAPEAMQPSSELASGTQATAKARVLAWAAWDWGSAAFNAVMTTFVFTVYLTSNAFGGEDQASAVLGGALAIAGIAIALLAPVTGQRSDNGGRRKLWLGVNTAAVAILTGLCFFVFPRPEFLLLGVSLIALGNVFFEFAGVNYNAMLAQISTPKNIGKVSGFGWGMGYLGGIVALLIVLQLFVQPSFDWFGASTEDSLNIRLVAVFSALWFFIFALPVLFAVPELPRPERARPLGFLASYGLLIRRIKAIYATSPHTIYFLLASAVFRDGLAAVFTFGGIIAAGTFGFELSQVIFFAIFGNVVAAVGAVIGGFLDDRVGPKAVIMGSLVGLLVAGTMILVLGNENYIFFGTAWAGSTTFWVFGLFLCLFVGPAQSSSRAYLARLAPHGESGELFGLYATTGRAVSFLAPALFTLCITLATPLVAPGEAQRWGILGIMVVLLAGLLVLLPVKSPDKTAIAVVPAS, via the coding sequence ATGAACACCGCCAGCGCTCCTGAGGCCATGCAGCCGTCATCGGAACTCGCGTCCGGAACCCAGGCCACCGCCAAGGCCCGGGTCCTCGCCTGGGCCGCCTGGGACTGGGGATCTGCGGCCTTCAACGCGGTAATGACCACCTTCGTGTTCACGGTCTACCTCACCTCCAATGCCTTCGGCGGCGAGGATCAGGCTTCGGCCGTTCTTGGCGGTGCACTGGCCATTGCGGGGATCGCCATCGCGCTGCTCGCTCCGGTGACCGGGCAGCGCTCGGACAACGGCGGGCGCCGCAAACTGTGGCTGGGAGTCAATACGGCTGCCGTCGCCATCCTGACGGGCCTGTGCTTCTTTGTGTTCCCGCGGCCTGAGTTCCTGCTGCTGGGCGTTTCCCTGATCGCGCTGGGGAATGTGTTCTTTGAGTTTGCCGGCGTCAACTACAACGCCATGCTGGCCCAGATCTCCACGCCGAAGAACATCGGCAAGGTCAGCGGATTCGGCTGGGGCATGGGCTATCTGGGCGGCATCGTGGCCCTGCTGATTGTGCTGCAGCTGTTTGTGCAGCCGAGCTTCGACTGGTTCGGCGCCTCCACCGAGGACAGCCTGAACATCCGGCTCGTGGCTGTGTTCTCCGCCCTGTGGTTCTTCATCTTCGCCCTGCCGGTGCTGTTCGCGGTCCCGGAACTCCCGCGCCCGGAGCGGGCCCGGCCCTTGGGTTTCCTGGCCTCCTACGGCCTGCTGATCCGCCGGATCAAGGCCATCTATGCCACCAGCCCGCACACCATATACTTCCTCCTGGCCAGCGCAGTGTTCCGGGACGGCCTCGCTGCGGTGTTCACGTTCGGCGGGATCATCGCGGCCGGCACGTTTGGCTTCGAGTTGTCGCAGGTCATCTTCTTCGCCATCTTCGGCAACGTCGTTGCGGCGGTCGGCGCCGTCATCGGCGGGTTCCTGGACGATCGAGTGGGGCCCAAGGCCGTGATTATGGGTTCCCTGGTGGGGCTGCTGGTCGCCGGGACCATGATCCTGGTCCTCGGCAACGAAAACTACATCTTCTTTGGCACGGCGTGGGCCGGCAGCACCACCTTCTGGGTCTTCGGGCTGTTCCTGTGCCTGTTTGTGGGGCCTGCCCAGTCCTCGTCGCGGGCTTACCTGGCCCGGCTGGCACCGCACGGCGAGTCCGGCGAGCTGTTCGGCCTTTACGCCACCACCGGCCGTGCCGTCAGTTTCCTGGCCCCGGCGCTGTTCACCCTGTGCATCACGCTGGCCACTCCGCTGGTGGCCCCTGGCGAGGCACAGCGCTGGGGAATCCTCGGCATCATGGTGGTGCTGCTCGCCGGCCTGCTGGTCCTGCTCCCGGTCAAGTCCCCGGACAAGACCGCCATCGCCGTCGTTCCAGCCTCCTAG
- a CDS encoding cation:proton antiporter regulatory subunit translates to MNVDETDLPGLGRRKDFMTTSGRRIGVVELREGTMELIVSTWDDPDTCQASIPLTGDEAATLGNLLGGQHLAMKLTEEHREIPGIVTRQFSIAPESPFQNQPMGKACIRTRCGVSIVAIMREGEVLPSPGPDVVLHSGDLLVAVGTQEGLDSAADILRNG, encoded by the coding sequence ATGAACGTGGACGAGACTGACCTCCCCGGCCTGGGCCGTCGGAAGGACTTCATGACGACTTCCGGCCGCCGCATCGGCGTCGTGGAGTTGCGCGAGGGCACGATGGAACTCATCGTTTCCACTTGGGACGATCCCGACACCTGCCAGGCGTCGATTCCCCTGACCGGTGATGAGGCCGCCACCCTGGGTAACCTCCTGGGCGGGCAGCACCTTGCCATGAAGCTGACTGAAGAGCACCGGGAGATCCCGGGCATCGTGACCAGGCAGTTCTCCATCGCCCCGGAATCCCCGTTCCAGAACCAGCCCATGGGGAAGGCCTGCATCCGCACCCGCTGCGGAGTCTCGATCGTGGCGATCATGCGTGAAGGCGAAGTGCTCCCGTCGCCGGGACCCGACGTCGTACTTCACTCCGGTGACCTCCTCGTTGCAGTTGGAACGCAAGAAGGCCTCGATTCGGCGGCCGACATCCTGCGCAACGGCTGA
- a CDS encoding cation:proton antiporter: protein MDPLALTLIELGAVVFCLGLLARLAGRIGMSPIPLYLVGGLAFGAGGVVKLEGMHEFAHLSGEIGVILLLLMLGLEYTAAELFTGLRRSWQAGVLDLVLNFLPGAALALLLGWGTVGAMVMGGVTYISSSGIAAKVITDLGRIGNRETPVVLSILVFEDLAMAVYLPILTATLAGVSFLGGLTTVAISLAVVTVVLMVALRHGHRVSKAVHSENSEVFLLNLLGAALLVAGVASALQVSAAVGAFMLGIAISGATAHSATRILEPLRDLFAAIFFVAFGLNTDPSTIPPVLGWALILAAITATTKMLTGIWAAKRAGIARRGRFRAGAALIARGEFSIVIAGLAVASGVVPDDLAALATAYVLIMAVLGPLAARYVEPVLKAFGGPVRLAAKA from the coding sequence ATGGACCCGCTGGCCCTGACCCTCATTGAACTGGGGGCCGTTGTGTTCTGCCTTGGCCTCCTGGCCAGGCTGGCCGGACGGATCGGAATGTCACCCATCCCGCTCTACCTCGTTGGCGGACTCGCCTTCGGCGCAGGCGGTGTGGTCAAACTCGAAGGTATGCACGAATTCGCACATCTCTCGGGCGAAATCGGCGTGATCCTGCTGCTGCTTATGCTCGGTTTGGAATATACGGCTGCCGAGCTTTTCACCGGTCTGCGCAGGTCCTGGCAGGCCGGTGTTCTTGACCTGGTGCTGAATTTCCTGCCCGGCGCGGCGCTGGCGCTCCTGCTCGGCTGGGGAACGGTGGGCGCCATGGTTATGGGCGGTGTCACGTACATATCGTCCTCAGGGATCGCCGCTAAAGTCATCACGGACCTGGGCCGGATCGGTAACCGCGAGACCCCCGTGGTGCTGTCCATCCTCGTGTTCGAGGACCTGGCCATGGCTGTGTACCTGCCCATCCTCACCGCCACCCTCGCGGGCGTGAGCTTCCTGGGCGGGCTCACCACGGTAGCAATCTCGCTGGCCGTGGTCACCGTCGTGTTAATGGTGGCGCTGCGGCACGGCCACCGTGTATCAAAAGCGGTGCACAGCGAAAACTCCGAAGTATTCCTGCTCAACCTGCTCGGCGCCGCACTGCTGGTGGCCGGCGTCGCGTCAGCCCTGCAGGTTTCGGCCGCAGTGGGCGCGTTTATGTTGGGTATCGCGATCTCGGGAGCTACCGCCCACAGCGCCACCCGGATCCTGGAACCGCTGCGGGATCTCTTTGCGGCCATCTTCTTTGTGGCCTTCGGGCTCAACACAGACCCGTCGACCATCCCGCCGGTACTCGGCTGGGCTCTGATCCTGGCGGCCATCACTGCCACCACCAAGATGCTCACGGGCATCTGGGCTGCCAAACGGGCCGGAATTGCACGCCGGGGCCGCTTCCGTGCAGGCGCCGCCCTGATTGCCCGCGGCGAGTTCTCCATTGTGATCGCCGGCCTGGCCGTGGCGTCTGGCGTGGTCCCGGACGATCTCGCCGCCCTGGCAACCGCCTACGTGCTGATCATGGCCGTCCTCGGGCCGCTTGCCGCGCGCTATGTGGAACCGGTGCTCAAGGCGTTCGGCGGGCCTGTCCGGTTGGCCGCGAAGGCGTAG
- the dcd gene encoding dCTP deaminase produces the protein MLISDRDIRAELDTQRIVLEPYDPAMVQPSSVDVRIDRFFRLFDNHKYAHIDPAEEQPELTRLVEVESGEPFILHPGEFVLGSTYEAVTLPDDIAARLEGKSSLGRLGLLTHSTAGFIDPGFSGHVTLELSNMATLPIKLWPGMKIGQLCFFRLTSAAEFPYGSGEYGNRYQGQRGPTASRSHLNFHRTEV, from the coding sequence GTGCTGATCTCTGACCGCGATATTCGTGCCGAACTAGACACCCAACGGATCGTCCTCGAACCGTACGATCCCGCGATGGTCCAGCCATCCTCGGTGGACGTGCGGATCGACCGGTTCTTCCGACTTTTCGACAACCATAAGTACGCGCACATCGACCCCGCCGAAGAGCAGCCCGAGCTGACGCGGCTTGTGGAGGTGGAGAGCGGTGAGCCGTTCATCCTGCACCCCGGCGAGTTTGTCCTGGGTTCCACCTACGAGGCCGTCACGTTGCCGGACGACATTGCTGCGCGGTTGGAAGGCAAGTCCTCCCTGGGCCGTCTGGGCCTGCTGACGCACTCCACGGCCGGGTTCATTGATCCGGGATTTTCCGGCCACGTCACGCTGGAGCTGTCCAACATGGCCACGCTGCCCATCAAGCTCTGGCCCGGCATGAAGATCGGCCAGCTGTGCTTCTTCCGGCTGACCTCTGCTGCTGAGTTCCCGTACGGTTCCGGCGAATACGGCAACCGCTACCAGGGCCAGCGCGGGCCGACGGCCAGCCGAAGCCACCTGAACTTCCACCGCACCGAGGTCTGA
- a CDS encoding CAP domain-containing protein, with translation MNKFAAPAVVAMLCALALVSPAAGMYSGPPANAPSVQASAFGPRTVTLGPSGTADEGGAPDVETGTGSPLAPAVEPVITPASPAGEGTSGTAAPTTATVAAPETTTSDPIAPEPPSLPPLWAPESELAHNKTAAPTLSAPTAPAPATESLTTESLGTEALVPDSNTAAILTVFNEINNYRVSKGLAPVKYHPTVAGMAQEWSDSIASRDVIEHRASFWTDPRALNPSSGGEVIAIRTDRNAAQLVEWWKSSAGHNAMLLDPRFNVMGAGISYTNNLYTIWGVVNFFGYTTLPAGTVTSPGGSSAGGGAFPPPPPTLCDPAVKHMPPTLDLSSAAINSAADLVTINASGQLINRPSTGNRTFGAAKVIGSGFGTAKEVFTPDWDRDGVYDLLTQWTNGNLTLHRGIATGGFQASVTLGGGGWETLTLAVGGWCANNRLPQLVALDTGGNLYLYPNVGLADMSSRTVMATGVTARKLSMVDYDADGFQDLLAIRSDGGVQLYRGAGTPAPRAEARLTVATGWTDVTGIRPLRDVTALNSTGVALRRANDVVQYWNLSTGTLASPSNITGSWAGQRLAQ, from the coding sequence TTGAATAAATTTGCGGCGCCCGCCGTTGTGGCCATGTTGTGCGCGCTCGCCCTCGTGTCCCCGGCCGCCGGCATGTATTCCGGCCCGCCGGCGAATGCGCCGTCCGTCCAGGCAAGTGCCTTTGGACCGCGCACGGTCACGTTGGGACCGTCGGGAACAGCGGACGAAGGCGGCGCACCCGACGTTGAGACCGGCACCGGTTCCCCGCTCGCCCCAGCCGTGGAACCGGTGATCACACCGGCATCACCCGCCGGAGAAGGCACGTCAGGGACGGCGGCGCCGACGACGGCGACGGTGGCTGCGCCCGAGACCACCACGTCCGACCCAATCGCGCCCGAGCCGCCCTCCCTGCCACCCCTCTGGGCCCCCGAATCCGAACTGGCCCACAACAAAACCGCAGCTCCCACCCTGTCGGCTCCCACCGCTCCAGCCCCCGCAACGGAATCACTTACTACCGAATCCCTTGGCACTGAGGCCCTCGTGCCGGACAGCAACACGGCCGCCATCCTCACGGTTTTCAACGAAATCAACAACTACCGGGTGTCCAAGGGCCTGGCCCCGGTCAAGTACCACCCCACGGTGGCCGGCATGGCGCAGGAATGGTCCGACAGCATCGCGTCCCGGGACGTCATTGAGCACCGTGCCAGCTTCTGGACCGACCCCCGCGCCCTGAACCCGAGCAGCGGCGGTGAGGTCATTGCCATCCGCACGGACCGCAACGCGGCCCAGCTAGTCGAGTGGTGGAAAAGCTCCGCCGGCCACAACGCCATGCTGCTGGACCCGCGCTTCAACGTCATGGGCGCCGGGATCTCGTACACGAACAATCTGTACACCATCTGGGGTGTGGTGAACTTCTTCGGCTACACCACTCTCCCTGCCGGCACCGTCACGTCGCCCGGGGGCAGTTCCGCCGGCGGGGGCGCCTTCCCCCCTCCGCCGCCGACCCTGTGCGACCCGGCCGTCAAACACATGCCGCCCACCCTGGATTTGAGCAGCGCGGCGATCAACAGTGCCGCTGATCTGGTGACCATCAACGCCTCGGGCCAGCTCATCAACCGCCCCTCCACAGGGAACAGGACCTTTGGTGCTGCCAAGGTCATCGGCTCCGGTTTCGGGACGGCCAAGGAAGTGTTCACCCCCGACTGGGACCGCGACGGCGTCTATGACCTCCTGACCCAGTGGACCAACGGCAACCTGACCCTGCACCGGGGCATCGCCACCGGCGGGTTCCAGGCGTCGGTCACCCTGGGCGGTGGCGGCTGGGAAACCCTCACGCTGGCCGTCGGCGGCTGGTGCGCCAACAACCGGCTCCCCCAGCTGGTCGCCCTGGATACCGGCGGCAACCTGTATCTCTACCCGAACGTGGGCCTGGCCGACATGTCCTCGCGCACCGTCATGGCGACCGGCGTGACGGCCAGGAAGCTGAGCATGGTGGATTATGACGCCGACGGTTTCCAGGATCTCCTGGCCATTAGGTCCGACGGCGGTGTGCAGCTTTACCGCGGAGCTGGCACTCCGGCGCCACGCGCCGAAGCCCGGCTCACCGTCGCCACTGGCTGGACCGATGTCACCGGGATCCGTCCGCTGCGCGACGTGACAGCCCTGAACTCCACGGGGGTGGCACTGCGCCGGGCCAATGACGTGGTGCAGTACTGGAACCTGAGCACCGGAACCCTGGCGTCGCCGTCGAACATCACCGGAAGCTGGGCGGGCCAGCGGCTGGCGCAGTAG